gtcacacttttttggggaaaagttcccgcatttttgtagatagagcctgacaccacgtgtatcAGAACCTATTTGTTTGGAAACAATTTATTAcattgattatttgaaaataaaactacgATTCAAGAACAAACTagaaagaattttaaattagactgttgttttgaaaatgtgtggTTTTAAACTAACTACTAACTAATACACTAACTAAATACTAACTAATAcactgaaaacagaaaaaaaaaacaaaaaatctgaaaacaaaaaaatttcacaattttctcacaaaaaccGTAAATTTATTTGACCATGCCATGCCATGCCAGGGTTTACATTTAATTGTAAAGGTGTAGTCattgtttgaatatttaattttgaatacattGCCACCAGCATAATCCGGTTTGAatacttttgcaatttcaattaGATTCCACTTGTCAAATTCTATACGGCAACTTTTGAATGTACTTCGTCTCATAAGATcctgtaatttgaaaattgtttatcaAATGAAACCCTACAAATATATCTTACATCTCTCATTTTCATAGCGATTTGTGTATTAAAATCAAGCATGGAGATATTgaagttttcgaaatgaaaCAAATGGGAAAATAGTTTACTGTCAACATAACGAGAAAACTTGAaggttttgcaatttttccatagACTGAGATGGGTCATCTGCTCGAATTGGTTAATTGAGCCAGTCGTCTGCAAGTCAAGAACTTCCGCATCAAAATATGGGAGAATTGCAATAGCATCCTTGAATGAGacttgaaaaaatacgatttccTTCACTTTAATAATTCCgtctgatttcaaaatttcaataaaagaTTCGATAAAGTCCTGTCTATCTTTGAGATAGTCATAGATTGTTAACATGGATGCgtgcttcaaaaatattctcaaatcGCAAAGAGCTATTCCCacaaaatgctttttttcaattcgaagTTTTCTTTCTCCGTCATCGTATAGCACAATTGTACCACCTTTTACAGCACCAAAATACCAGATATcgtcatttttccatttcagagTCAAGTTTTCATCACGGAAGTAGACTTCAATTTCATCAATACCAAATCCAAATCTATCGACAGCCG
This is a stretch of genomic DNA from Caenorhabditis elegans chromosome V. It encodes these proteins:
- the fbxa-45 gene encoding F-box domain-containing protein (Partially confirmed by transcript evidence), with the translated sequence MNSRTFLDIPLDVFDLILEKLKPMELLISRDVCRSLRTAVDRFGFGIDEIEVYFRDENLTLKWKNDDIWYFGAVKGGTIVLYDDGERKLRIEKKHFVGIALCDLRIFLKHASMLTIYDYLKDRQDFIESFIEILKSDGIIKVKEIVFFQVSFKDAIAILPYFDAEVLDLQTTGSINQFEQMTHLSLWKNCKTFKFSRYVDSKLFSHLFHFENFNISMLDFNTQIAMKMRDDLMRRSTFKSCRIEFDKWNLIEIAKVFKPDYAGGNVFKIKYSNNDYTFTIKCKPWHGMAWSNKFTVFVRKL